CGCAACCAATATCTCTGCCATATCTGTTGCCCCGGTGAAGTTTCTTCGCGCGTCGGCGGCCATGCGGTCTACATCGACTGTGAGCGTGTCTACTACGCGAGCTCCAAGTTGCACAACCTGGATCGCCAATTCCATCGCGGAGGTTACCTCGCCGTAGGCGTGTAACCAATTATCGGTCCGCGCGGAGGGTGTTCGTTGTGTCACCAGAAGTCCGGTCGCCTTTCCGACCAAGGTTCCCGCTCCCGACCGAATCACCGCGATTGCGTATGGGTTTCGCTTCTGGGGAAGGAGAACCGAGGCGCGACAAAGCGACGGATCCAGACTGACGTACCCGAAGTTGGGGCTCGTGAAGATCTCGAAGTCTTCCGCAAGGCGATCGATGGTGGTCGCGGACTGGACTGCGGTCAACGCAACGTCTGCGAGACCGTCTGTAGCCCACATGATATCGCGGGTGTGCGCACCCGGGGCCTCGAAACCCAGTCGACGAGATAGTGTGTGACGATCCAAGGGGATCCAGCCTCCGCCGACCCCGCCGACGCCAGCGGGGGAGCGGTCGGCCCAGCCGTAGTCAATCTGTAGTCGCTGAAGCTGACGCATCGCCTGTTCGCCAAAACTCGACAGATAGTGACCAAAGGTCGACGGCTGGGCGGGCTGCAGGTAAGTGCTTTCAGGCCACAATGTCTCGGCATGTCGACTCGCTTGTTTCGTCACCGCTGCAACGAAGTCGTCCACGGATTTATGAAGATCGAGGATCATGTTGCGGAGGGCGAGTCGAAAGGCGATCCGCCCGGCCTCGCGGCGCGTTCGCCCGGTGTGAAGCCAGCCGGCATCATCGCCAAGGCGACGTTCGAACTCACGCTCACGGCTGTTATAGGCGTCCCCGTACACTGCGTCGTAAGGGAAGTCCTCCGGTTTGACTCCCAATACATCAAGGACCTCACGAAGCAGCCTCACTGCGACGTCGGTTGGGACTATGCCGTTCTCGCGTAACGTCAGTACGTGCGCGAGATCGGCGAGTCCCAGACCACGGTGCAATATCGGAGCATCCGACAATTCGAGCTGATACCCGGCCGCTACCAGTTCCGCGGCGGGCCCGCTCTTGATAGCTGCCTCTGCACCCAGATACCCATTGGGCACACGAGCGGTCATACGAATACCTTTCCGGCGGCGAACAGTGTCGGTGCACCTCCAGTTGCAAGGAACACAACTGGTCCGCTCACACGGCCCTCATGTGCTGCATCGATGAGTGCCGCCATTGCCTTCGCGCCGAAGAGCGGATCCAGAAAGATCCCTTCGAGTTCAGCCACGAGGGCGGCCGCTGCGTTACCCGCTGGGGAGGCGATCCCGTAGCCGGGCCCGATGTAACCGTCAATCACTTGGATAGGGCGATCAGCCGGCGTTGTGATGTCCAGAAGGGAGGCGCAAGACGCCGAGATTTCTTCGATGCGCTCAGTGCACTCGCCGCTCGGTCGACTGACAGTGACCCCGACAATCTCCGCTGACCATCCTAGCCAGCGCGCGGCGGTGACGAGGCCCGCATGGGTTGTGCACGATCCTGTCGGCAACCAAATCTGTGACGGTGCCGCCCCGAATTCACGCCACTGGTGGTCCAATTCGATACCAGCACGTACATATCCGGCAGCACCGCGGCTACTGGCGCCACCCCGTGGGATGGCGTACGGCTTGCGTCCGGATGCAACTAGGTTATTGCACAAGCGGACCATCTCGTCGTCCACCGAGGTGCGGTCGGGACTGCCCGTGAAGCGCCGATCGACCTTGATCAGATCAATCAGCAGCAGGTTTCCGGTCGCAACTGTAGGTGGGCCGTAGTGAACTAGATAGGGCTCGATCCCGACCTGCCGTGCAGTCAATGCGGCCAACATGGCCCAATTTGATTGGGGCCCGGCTCCGGTCACCAGGCTGTCGCAGCCCTGGGTGAGTGCGTCAGCGATCAAGTACTCAAGACCCCGAAGTTTATTTCCGCCAAGGCCAATGCCGGTCAGGTCATCGCGTTTGAACCAGACTTCGACACCGAGTGCGTCAGACAGGCGCGCAGCCTGATGAAGTGGCGTGGGCTCGCGGACGAAGGCAACCCGCGGGAGTGGCGCGGTGCCGACATCTACAACGTCAGCCATTAGGTAAGTTCGGTTCAAGATGCTCCGCCATTCTGGATAACGGTGTCGATGAAGTAGCGTGCGGAGCCCAACACGTCGGCAGACTCAATGACGTCGGCGATCTGGTCAGCGGTGAGGTAGCGGTGTATCCGACTGTCGGATAACAGGGCCTCGGCGAGCGAGGAACGATCGCCAATTCCCTTCATCGTCGCGTCGTAGAGCAACTGCTGGGCGGTGTGCTTCCCCACGGAACCGGAGAGCGTCCGAAGTGCTGCCGCAGACTGCACGTATCCGCCTCGCGCTATGAGGTTGTCACGCATGCGCTGAGTATTGACTCGCAATCCGGAAAGGAGATCAATTGCTAATCGCGTAGCAACACAGGCTAGTTGACACGCTTCGGGCACAACGACCCACTCGCATTTCCAAGACCTGCCATCACGCTCATGCTCGCTGAGGATGCCCTCCAAGGCAACAGAAGCATCGGCCCGTACCAGCCGCGAGAGCGTGACGAGGTGCTCTGAGATCTCCGGATTGACTTTGTGGGGCATCGTGATACTTCCGACGGTGCCGTGCTTATGCGGCTCCTGAAGTTCATCGATTTCCGGTCTTTGGAGTTCGTAAATCTCTTGTCCGATCTTGCCGATCGTCGCGGAGATCATCGCCAGCAGTGTGACGAACTCAGAAATCCTGTCTCTGGATGTGAGCCAGGGGATTTCAGGAACCTTCAGTTCCATCCGCCGCGCGAAGGCGCGCAGCATAGGCACTGCGGCGTCACCCCAGAACTCCATCGTTCCAAGGGCGCCGCCGAGCTGGACGAACTCCCACCGTGTCCTGCCCTCACGCAAGCGTTCGAGGTGACGACGAAGTTCAGAGACCCAGACAGCAGCTTTATAGCCAAACGTGATCGGCAATCCGGGCTGGCCGTGGGTGCGACCGCACATGATTGTGTCACGGTGTTCCACGGCCAGGCGCACCGCTTCTGACTCTAACGTTTTCAAATCGCGTTGCACAATGTCCCCGACGCTACGCATCACCGTCGCAAACCAAGTGTCTGTGAGATCCTGGACGGTGGCGCCGTAGTACACCCACTCGCGCGCAGGCTCCGGAAGCACCTGTTGGAGGCAACGGATCAGGCCCAAGGTCGAATGCCCTGTCGCTCTGGTCTGCTCGGCGATTTCATCGATGTCTAGCAGCGCCACGTCTGCGTGCTCACAGATCATCTGAGCACAATCGGCCGGAATTATTCCTACCTCGGCCTGTGCCTCAGCCAGCTTCGCGAGGATGTCCAACCATCCCTGGAGTCGGGCGGTCTCATCGAGCAACCCGCGCACTTCGTCGGTACCCCAAAGATGTCGGTAAACAACCGAATCAAGCACGCTGGTGCTCATCGTCGCTCCCGGCTTGTAGATTGCTCACTGG
This is a stretch of genomic DNA from Mycolicibacterium chubuense NBB4. It encodes these proteins:
- a CDS encoding 1-aminocyclopropane-1-carboxylate deaminase/D-cysteine desulfhydrase, translating into MADVVDVGTAPLPRVAFVREPTPLHQAARLSDALGVEVWFKRDDLTGIGLGGNKLRGLEYLIADALTQGCDSLVTGAGPQSNWAMLAALTARQVGIEPYLVHYGPPTVATGNLLLIDLIKVDRRFTGSPDRTSVDDEMVRLCNNLVASGRKPYAIPRGGASSRGAAGYVRAGIELDHQWREFGAAPSQIWLPTGSCTTHAGLVTAARWLGWSAEIVGVTVSRPSGECTERIEEISASCASLLDITTPADRPIQVIDGYIGPGYGIASPAGNAAAALVAELEGIFLDPLFGAKAMAALIDAAHEGRVSGPVVFLATGGAPTLFAAGKVFV
- a CDS encoding class-II fumarase/aspartase family protein codes for the protein MSTSVLDSVVYRHLWGTDEVRGLLDETARLQGWLDILAKLAEAQAEVGIIPADCAQMICEHADVALLDIDEIAEQTRATGHSTLGLIRCLQQVLPEPAREWVYYGATVQDLTDTWFATVMRSVGDIVQRDLKTLESEAVRLAVEHRDTIMCGRTHGQPGLPITFGYKAAVWVSELRRHLERLREGRTRWEFVQLGGALGTMEFWGDAAVPMLRAFARRMELKVPEIPWLTSRDRISEFVTLLAMISATIGKIGQEIYELQRPEIDELQEPHKHGTVGSITMPHKVNPEISEHLVTLSRLVRADASVALEGILSEHERDGRSWKCEWVVVPEACQLACVATRLAIDLLSGLRVNTQRMRDNLIARGGYVQSAAALRTLSGSVGKHTAQQLLYDATMKGIGDRSSLAEALLSDSRIHRYLTADQIADVIESADVLGSARYFIDTVIQNGGAS
- a CDS encoding lyase family protein, with the protein product MTARVPNGYLGAEAAIKSGPAAELVAAGYQLELSDAPILHRGLGLADLAHVLTLRENGIVPTDVAVRLLREVLDVLGVKPEDFPYDAVYGDAYNSREREFERRLGDDAGWLHTGRTRREAGRIAFRLALRNMILDLHKSVDDFVAAVTKQASRHAETLWPESTYLQPAQPSTFGHYLSSFGEQAMRQLQRLQIDYGWADRSPAGVGGVGGGWIPLDRHTLSRRLGFEAPGAHTRDIMWATDGLADVALTAVQSATTIDRLAEDFEIFTSPNFGYVSLDPSLCRASVLLPQKRNPYAIAVIRSGAGTLVGKATGLLVTQRTPSARTDNWLHAYGEVTSAMELAIQVVQLGARVVDTLTVDVDRMAADARRNFTGATDMAEILVADHNVDYRRAYRAVGRAVTAAAERGDDQVSAQDLVAATSAVLGYPIEPDDTLLKLARDPTSAVYRRVVIGGSSPGRVHEFIAGLERRLAAATRWRTDQRQRIDKAEQLLIWEAESLVQSDNSGLPRRQEEDVE